The genomic region CTAAGGCGACCAAAGCTAGTGTTAGCCCCACTTATTATAGTAACGATACGTTTGTTTTGTAAGTTATTTTCTTTGATGTATTTAACGACTCCTGCAAGGGCCGTAGCGCCTGCTGGTTCCGCAACAACACGAGTTTCTTCAAAAATGGTTTTGATTGACGAGCAAATTTCATCTGTACTTACGGTGATAGCTTCATCGATATTGTCTTTCATTAGTTCGAAAGTTTTGTTACCAATTTTACCAACGGCAATGCCATCGGCAAAAATCCCAACTTCGGATAATTGTACGGGTTCACCTTTTTGGAAAGCTGCTTGGAAACAAGCAGAGTCTTCGCATTCAACAGCAATGATTTTAGTATGTGGACTCAAGTATTTAGTGAAAGTGGCAATGCCTGCGGCAATACCACCACCACCTACGGGAATAAAAATGAAATCAGGTTCATCATTTAATTGCTTGAGGATTTCAACTCCAATAGTTCCTTGGCCGGCAATGACATCCCAATCATCATAGGGATGGATGAAGCTAAGGCCGCGTGATTTCTGGATTTCAAAAGCTTTGAGGCAGGCTTGGTCAAAATTATCTCCATAAAGTATAACTTCGGCTCCTTTCTCAATCACAGAATCGATTTTTATTTGTGGCGTCGTTGTCGGCATGACAATTGTTGCAGGAATATTTAAATGTTTTGCCGATTGGGCAACACCTTGTGCATGATTGCCCGCAGAGGCTGCGATAACTCCTCGCTGAAGCGTGCCTTTATCGAGTTTGCGCATTTTGTTATACGCCCCACGGATCTTAAATGAAAAAACTCCCTGGAGGTCTTCGCGTTTGAGATAAATATGATTGTTAGTTGACTTAGATATCTTAAAGGCTTTATTGAGAGGTGTTTCTACTGCGAGATCGTAGATTTTTGCAGAGAGGATATCTTTAATTATCGAGGAAGGTTTCATAGTTGATTTTGGGCTTAATATCTGCTTGCACAGTTCTTTCTTTGTTAGAGGGAATAATTTATGAATATTTATTATTAAAACTTCTTTATAAAGAATAGAAGTCATGTTACTGTCAGCGCAATCATTTAATAAAAATTTTATACATTTTGCAGGATATTTTAATATGTCAGAAAATAAGACAAATATTTTAGAAATTGAAAGTGCCGTTGTACGCTTCGTAGGCGATTCAGGCGATGGTATGCAGTTGACAGGTAATCAATTTACCGATACATCAGCAGTCTCTGGGAACGATGTTGTTACATTTCCAGATTTCCCTGCGGAGATTCGCGCTCCTGCTGGTACAGTTGGTGGCGTATCGGGTTTTCAAGTTAATTTCAGTTCAAACCCCGTTACATCTCACGGCGATGCTCCAGATGCTTTAGTAGCCATGAATCCAGCAGCATTAATCACTAATGTAAAAGATCTCAAGCACGGCGGACTTTTAGTAGTCAACTCAGATTCATTTGGCCCTATTGATTTACGTAAAGCTGGTATAGAGAGCAACCCCTTAGATAAAGACACCGTACTTCACGAAACTTATCAAGTTGTTGAAGTCGGAATGACAAAATTAGTGCAGACAGCTTTAGAGAATGTTGATCTCAAAGCTTCAGAGAAAAAACGTTGTAAAAACTTTTTTGCACTGGGCCTTATGTACTGGGTTTATGATCGTTCTTTAGATTTCTCTAGGAACTGGATCAAAAAGAAATTCGCTAAAAAACCAATTTTAATTGACGCCAATACAATTGCTCTCGAAGCTGGTTATGCTTATGGTGAAACGATTGAGCTTTTCAATAATCGTTACACGATCAAAAGCTCTGAAATGCCTTCAGGAACTTATCGTCAAATCACAGGGAATAGTGCTTTAGCTTATGGTTTAACTACGGCAACTTTTACGAGTGGTTTAAAACTTGTTTATGGTTCATACCCCATTACTCCAGCGTCAGATATTTTACATGAGCTAGCAAAACTCAAGCATTATGATGTTCGTACGGTTCAAGCAGAGGATGAAATTGCCTCAATTGGTGTCGCTTTAGGGGCTTCTTATGCCGGCGCTTTAGGTGTAACTGCTACTTCAGGCCCTGGCTTATGTTTAAAAACTGAATTCCTTGGCCTCGCAGCAATGGTTGAGTTACCATTAGTAGTGGTTAATGTTCAACGTGGTGGTCCATCAACGGGCTTACCTACGAAAACTGAACAATCTGACCTTCTCTTAGCGATGTACGGTCATAATGGTGAGATTTCTATTCCCGTCATTGCAACAAAATCTCCTGTAGATTGTTTTCATGTTGCACGTGAAGCGGTACGAATTGCAGTTGAATACATGACTCCAGTTATTGTTCTTTCGGATGGCTTTGTTGCCAATAGTTCTGACCTTTGGAAAGTTCCAGATATAAAAACTCTTGATAAAGTTGACGTAGAGTTCTACGATGGTGATGCAGAAGGCTATGAAGTATTTGCTCGTGATGAAAAGGGTGCTCGTAAATGGGTTATTCCTGGAACAGCAGATTTACAGCACACTCTCACAGGTCTAGAACACAATACTTTAGGTGATATTTCTTATGATGGTCAAAACCATCAGAAAATGACTTTAGAACGTGCAGAGAAAATTCGCAATATAGCGAAATCCTTACCGTCACTAGAAGTGATGGGACCCGATTCAGGTGATGTCCTCGTTATTGGCTGGGGTGGTACTTTTGGTAGTATTTGTGCCGCAGTTAATGAATTGCGTAAAACGCATAAAACTCTTGCTTATACTCATCTTACGCATTTAAATCCTCTTCATAATGATTTAAAAGCTCTTATGTCGCGCTTCAAGACAGTTGTTGTTGTCGAAATTAACCTTGGTCAACTTCATAAAATTATTCGCTCAGAATTTGCGATTGACGCAGAATTGATTTGTAAGATAGAAGGTAAACCCTTCCTCGTTTCTGAACTTGTTAACAGTATTAGTGAGTACCTTTAATTATGTCTGAGAAAAAATACACTAAAAAAGATTTCACATCTGATAAGCTTGTTAAGTGGTGTCCAGGTTGTGGCGACTATGCCATTCTAGCGGCTGTGCAAAAAACGATGGCCGATCTTGGTCGTCCAAAGGAAGAGCAGGTTGTTATTTCAGGTATTGGTTGCTCAAGCCGTTTTCCAATTTATATGGATACCCATGGTTTTCATACTATTCACGGTCGTGCACCTGCAGTTGCAACGGGTGTGAAAGTTGCAAATCCGGACTTAGATATTTGGTTAGTTACTGGTGATGGTGATGGTTTATCAATCGGTGGTAATCACCTTTTACATGCTATTCGTCGTAATGTGAATATGGTTGTTCTATTATTTAATAATAAGGTTTACGGCTTAACTAAAGGACAATACTCTCCAACTTCTGAAGTAGATACAGTTACTAAATCGACTCCTTATGGTTCAATAGATCAGCCTCTCAATCCATTAGCTTTTGCTTTGAGTGCAGGTGCAACTTTTGTCGCACGTACTTATGATACTAATCCTAAGCATATGCAGCACGTCTTTTCCGAAGCTCGTAAACATCGTGGCCTCTCTTTTGTCGAGATATATCAAAACTGCGTGATTTTCAATGATGGTGCACATGATAATGTACTTGAAAGAACAATTCGTAGTGAACGTCTTGTAGAATTAATGGATGGCGAAAAACTTATCTTTGGTAAAGAAAAAGATAAATGCTTAGTTTTTGATGGTTTAGAACTTGCTGTTCGTCAAGTAGCTGACGTCAATGAAGATGATATCATAACACATGATATTGCTAAGACTAATGCAACTTACGCCAAAATCCTCGCTGATATCCAATCAGAAGCAATACCAGCTCCTATCGGTATTTTACGTCAGGTTGAAAGACCTGTGTATAACGATGCAGTTATCCAGCAAAGTGAAGATGTAAAAGAAAAGCATGGTGTAGGTGATCTACAGAAACTCCTCGATGGCAGTGCCTCATGGGAAGTGAAGAGTGACGCTCATCCAATAGAAGAACTGTTTACGAGCTTCGCTCCGTAAGCTTTTTTACATCATTCAAAAAAGGCCTCCATGTGAGGCCTTTTTTTTGTCTTCAATAAAATTTCAAAGCAGGTGATCCGCTTTCGTTAATAAATAGCGCAAGCCTTCAGGACTCGTGACTTCATGACCTTTATTTTCATAAAAAAAGACCTCTAGAAGAGGCCTTTTTAAATTTTATACTAATGACTTGATATGATTTTCATTACATCAAATTAAGGAAGTCGGGTATGCGCCCTATATAATATAAGTAAGAAACAAAGACCATTATACAAAAGAAAACGTAAACAGGGAAAGCCATCCCGCCACTTTGGCGTCTTATGGATTTATTCGCTGCTTGAGTATGCTGAACAGTAGCTTTATTGGCTTTGATAGCATTAGGGTTCTTTTTCTTCTTAGGTTTCTGTGGAGCATCATTATCCAAAGCTTTATCAAGCCTAGATATTAACTGCTCCCAGCTTTCGTATCTGTCACTAGGATTCTTAGCAGTCATTTTTGAGATGATATTTTGGATCTTAGCGGAGAATTTCTGATTAGGTGCGAGCTCACTTAAAGAAGGAATTGGAGCAGATACTTGCATCTGTAAGACTTCTTGTGGTGTCCCTTGGAAAACTCTCTTTCCAGTTAAAGCATAAATCATTGTTAAACCAAGAGAATACATATCCGTGTGAAAGTCGACTTCTTTCATTGTAGCTTGCTCAGGGCTCATGAAATCGGGTGTGCCATTTATGTAACCAGAATCATCGATACCACCTTGCATAGCTAAGCCAAAATCCATAACGAGGTAGCGTCCTTTAGTGTTGTAGCGTATATTTTCAGGTTTGATATCCCTATGGATCATATTGTGGTCGTTCCAGGCATAGGATAGTGCCTGAGCAATTTCTTTTGCTAATTGAAAACTTTTCTTTTCATTGAGCTTTTTTTCTTTATCGACTATGTCAGAAAGATCTGAGCCTTCTACATATTGCATCGTAATGAAAAAAATGTTATTTTTACAACCAGCATTATACGTGGTGACAATATTCGGGTGTTGTAAAGCCGCTGAGTTTTGTACTTCTTTGATAAATAAATCAACAGTACCTTCGGCATGTAGTTGATCAGGGCTAATAGTTTTTAAAGCTACCTGGCGGTTCATCAGTAGGTGTTCTGCCAAATAAACAAAACCCATAGAACCTTTACCTATAAATTCTTTAATTATATGATCATCTATGATGTTGCCAACTTCCAAAGACTCTTGAAGTGGAATCGGGAATTCACTAGAGCAACTAGGACAATTTACAGTATGACCACATTCTGCGCTGTCTGCGGCAAACATTTCTGAACATGAAGGGCATGATACTTTTATGAGCATATCAGTTTCCAAATAAGTATTTTAAATTCTTTTAAATTCTAGCATAGATTAGTAAAAAAACTATTAAATAAGAGCTCTATCAGCTCTGATTTGAGGTGGATTTTCATTTTTTCATTCTAAAGACTATGATGATTTTGGGATCATAGTTCACTTAGCTATATACTAATCAAATTATTGTTCATACTGTCTTGTACCCATTATCGCACTACCAATACGCAAAATACTTGTTCCAGAGGCAATGGCTTCTTCGTAGTCACCAGACATACCCATGCTGAGTTTTGCTTTATCACTAAAATATTTTTCATGCAGTACACTGAGCTCTTTTAATTCATTGAACACGCTTAGATTTTCGTCTTTACTCGCACTCAGAGGTCCCATCGTCATGAGACCTAATAAGTTAATATTCTCGAGTTGTGAACATTCAATTAAAAGTTTTTCTAAGGAAAGGGAACTAATACCGCTCTTTTGAATTTCTCCCGTGAGATTTACCTGAATGAAGATATTGATTGTTTTAGCTTCTTCTCCAGCAATACGACTAATGCGTTGGACGAGAGCACTATTATCGACGGAATGGATAGTCTGAGCTACTTGAATGGCTTGGCGAACTTTATTTGATTGTAGTGGACCAATTAAGTGCCAATGAATGTCACTGGGTAAATCCTGAGCTTTTTCAATCATTTCTTGAACGCGATTTTCTGCAAATTCTTTGACTCCGTGATTGTATAAAGCATAGACTTTATCGGCAGGGTGATTTTTACTTACAGTCAGTAGTTGGATATCATCTAAAGTACGCTGATGCTTCTTTGCGGAATCTGCGATTTCTAACTTTACCGCATCATATCTAGCTGGGACCTTTTGATTTTCGTGAAGACTTTCGAGGATATGTTTAACCATGAAACAAGAGTTATCTGCAACCAAAGGAAGCAGGGTGTTAAAATCGCACGCAGCATTGCCGTCAGCGCGATCGGAGATTGTTCTAAGTACAATGAAGGGGACTTTGTGTCTAGAGGCAACAAAGGCGAGGGCAGCACCTTCCATTTCAACCGCATCACCTGCTAACTCATCGGTGAAATAAGGTTTGACGTGGTCATGAGTAATAAATTGATCCCCAGTAAGGATTCGACCCTGATAGATTTTATGATTATCTGTTTTGAATGAGGTGGCCATCTTAGTTAAAAAATCACAGGCATGAAAAACTTTTTCACCCGTGTAGGGGATTTCTCCACGTTCAAAACCCAAAGCATTAAGTTCTAAATCATGCTGAATGAATTCTGTTCCAATGACTACATCACCAGTATCAAACTGTTTATTGAGTGCACCCGCAACCCCAGTGAAAATAAAGTAATCGGGCTTCCATGTATCACAGATATGCTGAACAAGCATGGTGGCTTGCACTTTTCCTATTCCAGAAAGACTTAAAAGGCAGTCAATATCTTCGAACTTACATTGCTGATATTGGAAAGGTCCATGCTGAAGTTCTTTGATGTCGCTCAGTAAAGTTTTAAGTTTTTCCAGTTCTTCTGGAAGTGCACCTATAATGGCCACACGAGTACGAGGTGAAGGCATAATTGAGTCCTGAAATAAAATTATAATTTTGCTATTATACTCTCATTTCTTGATAGGGAAAAAGTCTCTGGCTTATTCTTGATGATAAACTGAAAAGTGATTTTATTATTTATTTAAATAATGAGAGTCAAGAAGGTCAGCTTAATCTGTTTACTTGCGCTAAAAAAGCCACTTTTTATAAGAGAGCATTAGTCAATCTCACACCGTCTTATAAATTCATTCATCTTAATAATATTTACAGGAGTATAAAATGTCACATACTGAGAAAATTTGGTGGTTAGAAGAGAATGAACTTGGTGGAATGCCAAAGCCCCCCATAGAATCTATCCCCGACTTAAAAAAAGAAGGACTCGGTGCTGTAGCTTCTTTTTTAGAAGGCAAAGACAATTTGGAAGAGTATGAGCGAAACGGTTTAAAATGCTTTTGGAGTGCCATTGAAGACGATGAAGCGCCTTCGCTTAATCAAGTCAAAGACTTTGTTAAGTTTGTGGATGAAATGAAATCTGAAGGCTTAGCTTTAGCTGTGCATTGTAAAGGTGGGAACGGTAGAGCAGGGACAATGTTGGCCGCATATTACATCTCTAAAGGCCAAGGTGTTCAAGAGGTTTTAAGCTTTATGCGAAAGATCAATCCACGAGCAGTAGCTACAAAAACTCAAGAAGATTTTTTAAATTCATTGTAAGTCAAAGATTTCCGTAAATGCATTCATTTTTATACACTGATGATATCGCTGTTTTCTCTCCTCAAGAAAATATCAGTTCAGGATCATCTATTGCCGTAATTAAAGATATAAAGGCCAACAAATCACTGCCCTCTGATTTTGAAATGTGTCCTACTTTTTCTTTTTCCGAGCAAGCCTATATCACGATGTCAAAAGTTAATGAAGAAGGAACTTTTCCGCGACGTCAACGGACGGTCTTTCCTTGCTTAAAAAATTATGATTTTTATGGAGCTGGAGAGCAACTGGGCAAACTACGAAAGAATGGTGAAGTTTTAGCGGCCTATAATCGTGATAACTTTATGTATAAGCAAGGGCAGAACCTTTATCAAGCACACCCGTGGGTGCTTGCCGTTGGCCCCAAGGGTGAGAGTTACGGCTTTTTAGCAGACAGCCATAGTCGTGGGGAAATAGATCTACGTCAAGATAAAGTTTGTTTTGAATTCGAAGGTGAGGCTCATCGAGTTTTTGTATTAAGTGCGAATAGTCCCCAAGGGGTCCTGAAAATGCTAGCTGATTTGATTGGAAAAATCACCTTGCCACCTAAATGGGCTTTGGGATATCAACAATGCCGTTATTCCTATATGGATGATCAGGAAGCTAAATCTATTATTGATAATTTCCGTAAGCGTGACTTAGCCTGTGATGTAATTTGGTTTGATATTGATTACATGGATAAGTACAAGATCTTTACTTTTGATTCAAAAGCTTTTCCTGATCCTCAAGCAATGAATGATTATGCACACGCAAACAATTTTAAAACAGTGTGGATGCTTGATCCTGGAGTGAAAATCGAAAAGGATTATGCTATCTACGAAGAACTCCATAAAAAGGGATTTTATCTCCAAGTAGATGCCGAAACTAGGCATAAGTCTCAAGTATTTAAGGCCACTGTCACAGCTAGTTCAAATAATGATTATGTAAATTCACTGATCGATGGAGATCTTAGTCAATCTTGGCAGGCTTCAAAAGAAAATACTAAAGTTCAGATAATGATTGATTTAGCGGCCTTATGTGAAGTTTTAACAGTAGATCTATACTGGTCATTAGATTATCCCGAAAATTACAAAGTTTATACTTCAAGAGATTCAAAAAAATGGGACTTATTGGGCATAGAAAAAGCCCATGTCTCAGGTGGACTTCACAGCATTAAAGCGACGCGGCAAACTCAAGCACAATATTTAAAAATTCAATATCCCCAAGAGAATCAAGTTTATTGTTTAGATCAAATCATGTTCAATGGAGAGAGTTTTAAAGCTCTAAAAGATATTGCGGTAGATAATATGTTTGTAGGCAATGTCTGGCCTGGACCTTGCGCCTTTCCCGACTTTACGAATCAAGAGTGTAACGATTGGTGGTCAAAACTATTTCCTGAATTCATATCCTTTGGAATAGATGGGGTATGGAATGATATGAATGAACCTGCAGTATTTGGTGGGGGCCCTCAAATGACGGCGCCTGATCAAGTTAAACATTCTGGTGGCTTAGGAATTAATGATACGACCTTGAAAGCGGACTCACATAGTAATTATCATAATGCTTATGGAATGCTCATGGCTAAAGCTAGTCGTGAAGGCATGCTTATGGCCCAGAAAGATAAACGTCCCTTCGTACTCACTCGAGCTAATTATTTAGGTGGACATCGCTATGCGGCGACTTGGACAGGAGATAACTGTTCAACAAAAAAACACATGAAGCTAGCAACGCCAATGTGTTTAAACTTATCTCTGTCAGGGCAAGTTTTTGTAGGTCCTGACCTTGGTGGTTTTGCAGGAGATGCCAATGCTAGTTTATTTGCAGAATGGATGGCTATAGGTGTCTTTTATCCTTTCATGCGTGGACATTCATCTAAAGGAACTAATCGCAAGGAACCTTGGGCTTTTGGCGAGGCTATAGAGCAATCCTGTCGGATATCATTACAACGCCGCTATCGTTTATTACCTTATTTATACAGCTTATTTTGGAGAGCAGAGAGTAGTGGTATGGGAATTATGCAGCCCGCATTTTTTGCCGATCTCACAAATCGTTCGCTCAGAAAAGAGGAAAATAAATTTCTACTTGGAGATGATCTACTTATTGTTCCTAACTGGGATAAAACTAAACGTTTCCCCAAAGGTAAGTGGAAGCGAATCTCACTAGTAGAAGGCGATTTAGATGATCAGTACCAAGCCAGTGTTTATTTGCGAGAGGGAGCCATTTTAGCTCTTGGGGAAAGCGTGAATTATACTGAGGCACAAAATCCCTATAAGCTAGACTTAATTATAAACCCTGATGAAAATGGCGCTGCAAGCACGAGTATTTATGTAGACGAAGGAGATGGATGGGCTTATAAAGAAGGTGAATTTGAAGTTTTTAAACTCAATTATGAATCAGGGAAATTGAAA from Lentisphaera profundi harbors:
- the ilvA gene encoding threonine ammonia-lyase, biosynthetic; its protein translation is MKPSSIIKDILSAKIYDLAVETPLNKAFKISKSTNNHIYLKREDLQGVFSFKIRGAYNKMRKLDKGTLQRGVIAASAGNHAQGVAQSAKHLNIPATIVMPTTTPQIKIDSVIEKGAEVILYGDNFDQACLKAFEIQKSRGLSFIHPYDDWDVIAGQGTIGVEILKQLNDEPDFIFIPVGGGGIAAGIATFTKYLSPHTKIIAVECEDSACFQAAFQKGEPVQLSEVGIFADGIAVGKIGNKTFELMKDNIDEAITVSTDEICSSIKTIFEETRVVAEPAGATALAGVVKYIKENNLQNKRIVTIISGANTSFGRLRHISERTELGSEKEALFAISIPEEKGSFRRFCQLLEDSSITEFNYRYNNPKKAQLFVGIELKNGDESRLGIINNFKKSEIDYIDLSHNEIAKLHLRHMLGGQVKVEDEHFYRVQFPEKPGALLRFLNDLGSEFNISLFHYRNHASAHGRVFLGIQHHDSQYIEDQLKKIAYPYFPEDQNPACRLFTRN
- a CDS encoding 2-oxoacid:acceptor oxidoreductase subunit alpha, which codes for MSENKTNILEIESAVVRFVGDSGDGMQLTGNQFTDTSAVSGNDVVTFPDFPAEIRAPAGTVGGVSGFQVNFSSNPVTSHGDAPDALVAMNPAALITNVKDLKHGGLLVVNSDSFGPIDLRKAGIESNPLDKDTVLHETYQVVEVGMTKLVQTALENVDLKASEKKRCKNFFALGLMYWVYDRSLDFSRNWIKKKFAKKPILIDANTIALEAGYAYGETIELFNNRYTIKSSEMPSGTYRQITGNSALAYGLTTATFTSGLKLVYGSYPITPASDILHELAKLKHYDVRTVQAEDEIASIGVALGASYAGALGVTATSGPGLCLKTEFLGLAAMVELPLVVVNVQRGGPSTGLPTKTEQSDLLLAMYGHNGEISIPVIATKSPVDCFHVAREAVRIAVEYMTPVIVLSDGFVANSSDLWKVPDIKTLDKVDVEFYDGDAEGYEVFARDEKGARKWVIPGTADLQHTLTGLEHNTLGDISYDGQNHQKMTLERAEKIRNIAKSLPSLEVMGPDSGDVLVIGWGGTFGSICAAVNELRKTHKTLAYTHLTHLNPLHNDLKALMSRFKTVVVVEINLGQLHKIIRSEFAIDAELICKIEGKPFLVSELVNSISEYL
- a CDS encoding 2-oxoacid:ferredoxin oxidoreductase subunit beta; this encodes MSEKKYTKKDFTSDKLVKWCPGCGDYAILAAVQKTMADLGRPKEEQVVISGIGCSSRFPIYMDTHGFHTIHGRAPAVATGVKVANPDLDIWLVTGDGDGLSIGGNHLLHAIRRNVNMVVLLFNNKVYGLTKGQYSPTSEVDTVTKSTPYGSIDQPLNPLAFALSAGATFVARTYDTNPKHMQHVFSEARKHRGLSFVEIYQNCVIFNDGAHDNVLERTIRSERLVELMDGEKLIFGKEKDKCLVFDGLELAVRQVADVNEDDIITHDIAKTNATYAKILADIQSEAIPAPIGILRQVERPVYNDAVIQQSEDVKEKHGVGDLQKLLDGSASWEVKSDAHPIEELFTSFAP
- a CDS encoding serine/threonine protein kinase, with amino-acid sequence MLIKVSCPSCSEMFAADSAECGHTVNCPSCSSEFPIPLQESLEVGNIIDDHIIKEFIGKGSMGFVYLAEHLLMNRQVALKTISPDQLHAEGTVDLFIKEVQNSAALQHPNIVTTYNAGCKNNIFFITMQYVEGSDLSDIVDKEKKLNEKKSFQLAKEIAQALSYAWNDHNMIHRDIKPENIRYNTKGRYLVMDFGLAMQGGIDDSGYINGTPDFMSPEQATMKEVDFHTDMYSLGLTMIYALTGKRVFQGTPQEVLQMQVSAPIPSLSELAPNQKFSAKIQNIISKMTAKNPSDRYESWEQLISRLDKALDNDAPQKPKKKKNPNAIKANKATVQHTQAANKSIRRQSGGMAFPVYVFFCIMVFVSYLYYIGRIPDFLNLM
- a CDS encoding 5'-methylthioadenosine/adenosylhomocysteine nucleosidase, with amino-acid sequence MPSPRTRVAIIGALPEELEKLKTLLSDIKELQHGPFQYQQCKFEDIDCLLSLSGIGKVQATMLVQHICDTWKPDYFIFTGVAGALNKQFDTGDVVIGTEFIQHDLELNALGFERGEIPYTGEKVFHACDFLTKMATSFKTDNHKIYQGRILTGDQFITHDHVKPYFTDELAGDAVEMEGAALAFVASRHKVPFIVLRTISDRADGNAACDFNTLLPLVADNSCFMVKHILESLHENQKVPARYDAVKLEIADSAKKHQRTLDDIQLLTVSKNHPADKVYALYNHGVKEFAENRVQEMIEKAQDLPSDIHWHLIGPLQSNKVRQAIQVAQTIHSVDNSALVQRISRIAGEEAKTINIFIQVNLTGEIQKSGISSLSLEKLLIECSQLENINLLGLMTMGPLSASKDENLSVFNELKELSVLHEKYFSDKAKLSMGMSGDYEEAIASGTSILRIGSAIMGTRQYEQ
- a CDS encoding protein-tyrosine phosphatase family protein; its protein translation is MSHTEKIWWLEENELGGMPKPPIESIPDLKKEGLGAVASFLEGKDNLEEYERNGLKCFWSAIEDDEAPSLNQVKDFVKFVDEMKSEGLALAVHCKGGNGRAGTMLAAYYISKGQGVQEVLSFMRKINPRAVATKTQEDFLNSL
- a CDS encoding TIM-barrel domain-containing protein, which gives rise to MHSFLYTDDIAVFSPQENISSGSSIAVIKDIKANKSLPSDFEMCPTFSFSEQAYITMSKVNEEGTFPRRQRTVFPCLKNYDFYGAGEQLGKLRKNGEVLAAYNRDNFMYKQGQNLYQAHPWVLAVGPKGESYGFLADSHSRGEIDLRQDKVCFEFEGEAHRVFVLSANSPQGVLKMLADLIGKITLPPKWALGYQQCRYSYMDDQEAKSIIDNFRKRDLACDVIWFDIDYMDKYKIFTFDSKAFPDPQAMNDYAHANNFKTVWMLDPGVKIEKDYAIYEELHKKGFYLQVDAETRHKSQVFKATVTASSNNDYVNSLIDGDLSQSWQASKENTKVQIMIDLAALCEVLTVDLYWSLDYPENYKVYTSRDSKKWDLLGIEKAHVSGGLHSIKATRQTQAQYLKIQYPQENQVYCLDQIMFNGESFKALKDIAVDNMFVGNVWPGPCAFPDFTNQECNDWWSKLFPEFISFGIDGVWNDMNEPAVFGGGPQMTAPDQVKHSGGLGINDTTLKADSHSNYHNAYGMLMAKASREGMLMAQKDKRPFVLTRANYLGGHRYAATWTGDNCSTKKHMKLATPMCLNLSLSGQVFVGPDLGGFAGDANASLFAEWMAIGVFYPFMRGHSSKGTNRKEPWAFGEAIEQSCRISLQRRYRLLPYLYSLFWRAESSGMGIMQPAFFADLTNRSLRKEENKFLLGDDLLIVPNWDKTKRFPKGKWKRISLVEGDLDDQYQASVYLREGAILALGESVNYTEAQNPYKLDLIINPDENGAASTSIYVDEGDGWAYKEGEFEVFKLNYESGKLKKSSPKLNILDVQVLA